The following proteins are co-located in the Thermococcus sp. genome:
- a CDS encoding lysylphosphatidylglycerol synthase transmembrane domain-containing protein has translation MKKKYSLLALGIAIIALLLWWAGIGEVAEILKKARGEYLILAVIMYSMSLVTWGLRWRVLLKALHVDASFTKILLALLAGIFVNNITPGARGGGEPVRMYFLAKETEKPYGQVFATVMMDRILDLVPVIVMLGISTAYVYKLGSLSLTLILVLLDMAFAGLILFTLGILLSERKTKGALWWFFRLFERITPRRADKYRERFKRIVEEDVPRFQNDFRFLIKHKGTFALALVYSTASWIFTVLRTYFVFRAINFPISLVDVMVVQMVGIVIGMISVIPGGAGIIETVNSGIYVILGINKEIAVTATLLDRLISYWAPTAIGAVVTTHFGAKLRRKSLIGKR, from the coding sequence ATGAAGAAAAAATATTCCCTCCTCGCCCTTGGAATAGCGATAATCGCGCTCCTGCTCTGGTGGGCGGGGATAGGGGAGGTAGCCGAGATACTGAAGAAGGCAAGGGGAGAGTATCTAATCCTCGCAGTCATTATGTACTCCATGAGTCTAGTGACGTGGGGCCTGCGCTGGAGGGTTCTGCTCAAGGCCCTCCACGTCGATGCCAGCTTCACAAAGATACTCCTGGCCCTACTCGCGGGAATCTTCGTGAACAACATAACCCCTGGGGCGAGGGGCGGGGGAGAGCCAGTAAGGATGTACTTTCTGGCGAAAGAGACCGAGAAGCCCTACGGTCAGGTCTTCGCAACGGTGATGATGGACAGAATACTTGATTTGGTTCCGGTTATAGTTATGCTCGGTATCTCAACGGCCTACGTTTACAAACTCGGCTCGCTTTCGCTAACCCTAATCCTCGTTCTCCTTGACATGGCCTTCGCTGGGCTTATACTCTTCACCCTAGGAATACTGCTCAGCGAGAGAAAAACCAAGGGCGCTCTCTGGTGGTTTTTCAGGCTGTTTGAAAGGATTACCCCCAGAAGGGCGGACAAATACCGGGAAAGGTTCAAGAGAATTGTTGAAGAAGACGTCCCAAGGTTCCAGAACGATTTTAGATTCCTCATCAAACACAAGGGCACGTTTGCGCTCGCGCTGGTGTATTCAACGGCGTCCTGGATTTTCACCGTGCTGAGGACATACTTCGTTTTTAGGGCGATAAACTTTCCGATTTCTCTGGTAGACGTCATGGTCGTTCAGATGGTGGGCATAGTAATTGGTATGATAAGCGTAATTCCCGGCGGTGCTGGGATAATAGAGACGGTCAACTCAGGCATCTACGTTATCCTCGGAATAAACAAAGAAATAGCCGTAACGGCGACTCTCCTTGATAGGCTAATCTCCTACTGGGCTCCGACTGCAATTGGGGCGGTTGTAACTACCCACTTCGGTGCAAAGCTCAGAAGAAAAAGTTTAATTGGAAAAAGGTAA
- a CDS encoding LEA type 2 family protein: MKRVVAMIKKLIGIIILIIILWGVYVAYSVTTSPPVFKARWGQVTEEKTEIVITGKFQRPLLVPAKVDNLTMYFTGVKVAELEKFDYNPTKTNVTLVIALSNPNLIRAFANYLNGGQKGYFEIDIAGKALSVIPFNFKVKENFTMDILDKLNFTAESKPVLGGLAETPALLGTKVRWLGEEKNKGRLDVEMLLYNPNSFPIPVTNLTFNLYANGIKIGTGYLKEGKIIPANGYAKLDAIVVIDENQLPKVWAIHVRNGERSKVDVEIMLSANLAGRSIEIPLKTESVEVQTHIMEDINKALENITRR; the protein is encoded by the coding sequence ATGAAAAGGGTGGTTGCCATGATAAAGAAACTCATCGGGATAATAATCCTGATTATAATCCTCTGGGGAGTATACGTTGCCTACTCAGTTACGACTTCACCGCCCGTCTTCAAGGCCCGCTGGGGTCAGGTCACCGAGGAAAAGACGGAAATAGTAATCACAGGGAAGTTTCAGAGGCCCCTTCTGGTTCCGGCAAAGGTTGACAACCTGACGATGTACTTCACCGGCGTCAAGGTAGCGGAGCTGGAGAAGTTCGACTACAACCCGACTAAAACAAACGTAACCCTCGTTATTGCCCTCAGCAACCCAAACCTGATTAGGGCCTTCGCCAATTATCTAAACGGGGGACAGAAGGGATACTTTGAGATAGACATAGCCGGAAAGGCCCTGAGCGTTATACCATTCAACTTCAAGGTGAAGGAAAACTTCACAATGGACATCCTCGACAAGCTAAACTTCACGGCCGAGAGCAAACCGGTCCTCGGCGGACTGGCTGAAACACCAGCACTCCTTGGAACGAAGGTTAGGTGGCTCGGCGAAGAAAAGAACAAAGGCCGTCTGGACGTTGAGATGCTCCTATACAACCCGAACTCGTTCCCGATTCCGGTAACAAACCTGACCTTCAACCTCTACGCGAACGGAATCAAAATAGGAACCGGCTACCTCAAAGAGGGCAAGATTATCCCGGCGAACGGTTATGCGAAGCTCGACGCCATCGTGGTGATAGACGAGAACCAACTGCCCAAGGTCTGGGCAATCCACGTCAGGAACGGAGAGAGGAGCAAAGTTGACGTCGAGATAATGCTGTCAGCGAACCTCGCCGGAAGGAGCATAGAGATACCACTGAAAACGGAGAGCGTGGAGGTGCAGACCCACATCATGGAGGACATCAACAAAGCACTGGAGAACATCACGAGAAGATGA
- a CDS encoding Lrp/AsnC family transcriptional regulator has protein sequence MGGVKEDEIEFLVEILSKYPLESLRKIASAEGLDYYRLKRIYDKYYGKYLVVSATYNVRLLGLKSFVGFLSVPADRLLEVASRMTKNPFIGYVNPAFGFKNGLSIIFYVPKEQVKDIDEMLSKYSDDFEYYEVWAYPPPEKPKKWGSWELSYDYAILMDILKWDARTPMKKIAESLGKTRPTIRYMINRLREKKILVGFFPLVDMNIHDRGVIGITSELREEVLEKFREHEISAGYLPGRGYLLEWFFSSKEDMGEKVLEFSAYVEKLLIEYFEPTFKELNDKNKRTAFQRMVKKDGSGYRSILEF, from the coding sequence ATGGGCGGTGTGAAGGAGGATGAAATTGAGTTCCTCGTTGAAATTCTAAGCAAGTATCCCCTCGAAAGCCTCAGAAAGATAGCGTCAGCTGAGGGGTTGGATTATTACAGGTTGAAAAGAATTTACGACAAGTATTATGGCAAGTATCTCGTGGTGAGCGCAACCTACAACGTAAGGCTTCTCGGCCTGAAGAGCTTCGTTGGTTTCCTGAGCGTTCCGGCGGATAGACTCCTTGAGGTTGCAAGCAGGATGACAAAAAACCCCTTCATCGGTTACGTTAATCCGGCCTTTGGCTTTAAAAATGGCCTGTCCATAATATTCTACGTCCCCAAGGAGCAGGTGAAGGATATAGACGAAATGCTCTCCAAATATTCCGACGACTTCGAATACTACGAGGTCTGGGCATATCCGCCCCCTGAGAAGCCGAAGAAGTGGGGTTCCTGGGAACTGAGTTACGACTACGCGATTCTTATGGACATTCTCAAGTGGGACGCGAGAACGCCGATGAAAAAGATAGCGGAGAGCTTGGGAAAAACCAGACCAACGATACGGTACATGATAAACAGACTCCGGGAAAAGAAAATCCTTGTCGGCTTCTTCCCCCTCGTTGATATGAACATCCACGACAGAGGGGTTATCGGTATAACGAGCGAGCTAAGAGAGGAAGTCCTTGAGAAGTTCAGGGAACACGAAATCTCCGCCGGTTATCTTCCGGGCAGGGGGTATCTCCTCGAATGGTTTTTCTCCTCTAAAGAGGATATGGGAGAAAAGGTTCTCGAGTTCAGCGCCTACGTTGAGAAACTGCTCATCGAGTACTTTGAGCCGACTTTCAAGGAGTTAAACGACAAAAACAAGAGGACGGCCTTTCAGAGGATGGTAAAGAAAGATGGAAGTGGATACCGCTCAATCCTTGAGTTCTAA
- a CDS encoding adenosine-specific kinase — protein sequence MVKIEVVDIEKPEGVEVIIGQGNFSIFTVDDLARALLTAVPGIKFGIAMNEAKPQLTRFTGNDKELEELAAKNAVKIGAGHVFVILMKNAFPINVLNTVKNHPAVAMVYGASENPFQVIVAETDLGRSVLGIVDGKAANKIETEEQRKERRELVEKIGYTID from the coding sequence ATGGTGAAGATTGAGGTAGTTGACATCGAAAAACCCGAGGGGGTTGAAGTCATAATCGGACAGGGTAACTTCTCGATATTCACGGTTGATGACCTGGCGAGGGCCCTTCTCACGGCTGTTCCGGGAATAAAGTTCGGTATAGCGATGAACGAGGCGAAACCCCAGCTGACCCGCTTTACGGGCAACGACAAGGAGCTTGAAGAGCTCGCGGCAAAGAACGCGGTTAAGATTGGTGCCGGTCACGTCTTCGTAATCCTCATGAAGAACGCCTTCCCGATTAACGTCCTCAACACCGTTAAGAACCACCCGGCCGTGGCGATGGTCTACGGCGCCAGCGAGAACCCATTCCAGGTCATAGTGGCCGAGACCGACCTCGGCAGGAGCGTCCTTGGAATCGTTGATGGTAAAGCTGCCAACAAGATTGAGACCGAGGAGCAGAGGAAAGAGAGGAGGGAGCTCGTCGAGAAAATCGGCTACACCATTGACTAA
- a CDS encoding CDP-2,3-bis-(O-geranylgeranyl)-sn-glycerol synthase, whose product MGLESLFWAFWYILPAYFANASPVLVGGGRPIDGGRKWRDGRRLLGDGKTWRGFIGGVTIGTLVGVIQYFITPGFYGSLSTAVKLAFLLSFGALFGDLVGSFFKRRANLPRGAPAIGLDQLGFLISALAFAYPVKTLSSGQIIFLLVVSPFIHWGANYFAYKMGWKSVPW is encoded by the coding sequence ATGGGGCTGGAGTCGTTGTTCTGGGCCTTCTGGTACATCCTTCCCGCTTACTTTGCAAACGCTTCACCGGTTCTAGTTGGTGGTGGAAGGCCGATAGACGGCGGGAGAAAGTGGAGGGACGGAAGGAGGCTCCTCGGCGATGGAAAGACATGGAGGGGCTTTATAGGGGGCGTTACCATAGGGACCCTCGTTGGGGTAATCCAGTACTTCATAACGCCGGGCTTTTATGGGAGCCTCTCGACGGCGGTGAAGCTCGCTTTCCTGCTCTCCTTTGGAGCCCTCTTCGGTGACTTAGTTGGTAGTTTCTTCAAGAGGCGCGCTAACCTGCCGAGGGGTGCTCCGGCCATAGGCCTCGACCAGCTCGGCTTCTTGATAAGTGCACTTGCCTTCGCCTATCCGGTAAAAACCCTTTCCAGCGGTCAGATTATATTCCTACTCGTTGTCTCGCCCTTTATCCACTGGGGAGCTAACTACTTCGCCTACAAGATGGGCTGGAAGAGCGTCCCCTGGTGA
- a CDS encoding DUF3201 domain-containing protein produces the protein MKVKEIHEFLNRMWGDIFTLNEELKRELPERGFKVEDVEEVFGAYVFIDGSWEVMNYPHPAFEVKPQIEVGATPENYYFVVAIPKERLSEGFLGLFLELFPRSFIYGSENFLSDFYNWRRDGRVSPREVIERIEESDEKVLQFEANFGSVEALKKGLARLIDLGREWEIFDL, from the coding sequence ATGAAGGTTAAAGAAATCCACGAGTTTCTGAACAGGATGTGGGGGGATATATTCACGCTCAACGAGGAGCTAAAGCGCGAGCTTCCCGAGAGGGGGTTTAAGGTTGAAGACGTCGAGGAGGTCTTCGGGGCCTACGTCTTCATAGACGGAAGCTGGGAGGTCATGAACTATCCACATCCTGCCTTCGAGGTAAAGCCCCAGATTGAGGTCGGCGCAACGCCGGAGAACTACTATTTCGTCGTTGCAATTCCAAAGGAACGGCTGAGCGAGGGCTTTCTGGGCCTCTTTCTGGAGCTCTTTCCGAGGAGCTTCATCTACGGTTCCGAGAACTTCCTGAGCGATTTCTACAACTGGAGAAGGGACGGAAGGGTTTCGCCGAGGGAAGTCATTGAAAGGATTGAAGAAAGCGATGAGAAGGTCCTCCAGTTTGAGGCCAACTTCGGAAGCGTTGAAGCGCTTAAAAAAGGCCTTGCGAGGCTGATTGACCTTGGACGGGAGTGGGAAATCTTCGACCTTTGA
- a CDS encoding RsmB/NOP family class I SAM-dependent RNA methyltransferase, with amino-acid sequence MDGSGKSSTFEAFPAELRDYYRRLFGGEAEEIMTSLRTPVEKYYIRVNTLKTSREKLMRILRREGLKPRRSPYLKEGIYFEREGPNFPDDYEPGLPVVRANKFASESVYQGANLYAPGVLQADKGIKPGDEVEIRDPWGLLVGIGIARMSEKEMVVSTRGLAVEVTLPKFKLPSLSELESFKEGLFYAQSLPSMVTARVLEPSEEDLIIDMAAAPGGKTSHIAQLMQNRGEIIAIDKSRNRLRKMEEELKRLGVKNVKMIRMDSRKLPELGIKADKILLDAPCTALGIRPKLWESRTPKDIVATARYQRAFIWAAIKSLRKDGVLVYSTCTISLEENEANVKFMLEKGLKLEEQGLFIGSNGIGLEKVQRFYPNRHLTQGFFIAKLRKV; translated from the coding sequence TTGGACGGGAGTGGGAAATCTTCGACCTTTGAGGCCTTTCCGGCGGAGCTGAGGGACTACTACAGGAGACTCTTCGGGGGGGAAGCGGAGGAGATAATGACCTCCCTGAGGACTCCTGTGGAGAAATACTACATCCGTGTTAACACCCTGAAGACCAGCAGGGAGAAGCTGATGCGAATCCTCAGGAGGGAAGGTTTGAAGCCCCGGAGGAGCCCGTACCTCAAGGAGGGGATATACTTCGAAAGGGAGGGGCCGAACTTCCCAGATGATTACGAGCCGGGTTTACCCGTGGTGAGAGCCAACAAGTTCGCGAGCGAGAGCGTCTATCAGGGTGCCAACCTCTATGCCCCGGGCGTCCTCCAGGCGGATAAGGGGATAAAGCCGGGCGACGAGGTGGAGATTAGGGACCCCTGGGGGCTTCTCGTTGGAATAGGCATTGCTAGAATGAGCGAGAAGGAGATGGTCGTCTCGACGAGGGGCCTGGCCGTTGAGGTAACGTTGCCCAAGTTCAAACTTCCCAGTCTGAGCGAACTTGAGAGCTTTAAGGAGGGCCTTTTCTACGCCCAGAGCCTTCCCTCCATGGTAACCGCGAGGGTCCTTGAGCCGAGCGAGGAAGATTTAATAATCGACATGGCGGCCGCTCCGGGCGGAAAAACCTCTCACATAGCCCAACTCATGCAGAACAGGGGCGAGATTATAGCGATTGACAAATCGCGCAACAGGCTGAGGAAGATGGAGGAAGAGCTAAAAAGGCTTGGCGTAAAGAACGTGAAGATGATAAGAATGGACTCCCGAAAACTGCCGGAGCTCGGGATAAAGGCCGACAAGATACTCCTCGATGCCCCCTGCACCGCGCTTGGGATAAGGCCAAAACTATGGGAGAGCAGAACCCCAAAGGATATAGTGGCAACGGCCAGGTATCAGAGGGCCTTCATATGGGCGGCCATAAAGTCCCTGAGGAAAGATGGGGTTCTGGTTTACTCGACGTGCACAATCTCGCTGGAAGAAAACGAGGCCAACGTGAAGTTCATGCTGGAGAAGGGCCTGAAACTTGAGGAACAGGGTCTCTTCATAGGTTCAAACGGAATAGGGCTTGAAAAAGTCCAGAGGTTTTATCCTAACAGGCATCTAACACAGGGTTTCTTCATAGCCAAGCTCAGGAAGGTGTGA
- a CDS encoding ThiF family adenylyltransferase, whose translation MLSDRELERYDRQIMVFGVEGQEKLKQARVAVVGVGGLGSPVAYYLAAAGVGTLLLIDEQEPELSNLNRQILHWEEDVGRNPKPLSAKWKLERFNSDIKIETFVGRLTRDNIGEVLNGVDVIVDCLDNFETRFLLDEYSQKKGIPLVHGAVEGTFGQVTTILPGKTKSLREIFPSVREKKGKFPIIGATAGVVGSIQAMEVIKLLTGLGEPLLNKLLLVDLAYNTFDVVELR comes from the coding sequence ATGCTGAGCGATAGGGAACTGGAAAGGTACGACAGGCAGATAATGGTCTTTGGGGTTGAGGGTCAGGAGAAGCTTAAACAAGCCAGGGTGGCCGTCGTCGGCGTCGGCGGTCTCGGTAGTCCCGTTGCCTATTACCTCGCCGCCGCTGGGGTGGGCACGCTCCTTTTGATAGACGAGCAGGAACCTGAACTCAGCAACCTGAACAGGCAGATACTCCACTGGGAGGAGGACGTAGGCAGGAATCCAAAGCCCCTCTCCGCCAAATGGAAGCTGGAGCGTTTCAACTCCGACATAAAAATAGAGACCTTCGTGGGAAGACTAACACGCGACAACATCGGGGAGGTTCTCAATGGCGTTGACGTCATAGTTGACTGCCTCGACAACTTTGAAACGCGCTTTCTCCTGGATGAATACTCCCAGAAAAAGGGAATCCCGCTCGTTCACGGTGCCGTCGAGGGGACTTTTGGTCAGGTTACGACAATCCTCCCCGGAAAAACCAAGAGCCTCCGCGAGATTTTCCCGAGTGTCAGGGAAAAGAAGGGGAAGTTCCCCATAATCGGCGCGACGGCCGGGGTTGTAGGTTCAATTCAGGCGATGGAGGTAATAAAGCTCCTGACGGGCCTTGGGGAGCCCCTGCTCAACAAGCTCCTCCTGGTTGATTTGGCCTACAACACCTTTGATGTAGTGGAGCTCAGGTAG
- a CDS encoding molybdenum cofactor biosynthesis protein MoaE has protein sequence MKVRLTKEAFSVDEAIKFLRVPESGAYVVFLGQVRNESHGKRVQKLIYEAYPEMAEKEMERIREEALKRFSILDMLIWHRYGELPVGEDTILIVASAKHRKEAFEACSWALDEVKKRVPVWKKEVTTEGTFWIEGDKQVPV, from the coding sequence GTGAAGGTCAGACTTACTAAGGAAGCCTTCAGCGTTGATGAGGCCATAAAATTTCTCCGTGTCCCCGAGAGTGGCGCCTATGTGGTTTTCCTCGGCCAGGTCAGGAACGAGAGCCACGGAAAAAGGGTTCAAAAGCTCATCTACGAGGCCTATCCCGAGATGGCTGAAAAGGAGATGGAGCGCATCAGGGAAGAGGCCCTTAAGCGGTTTTCAATCCTCGACATGCTCATATGGCACCGCTACGGCGAGTTACCCGTTGGTGAGGACACTATTCTCATAGTTGCCAGCGCGAAGCACAGAAAGGAGGCCTTCGAGGCATGCTCGTGGGCTTTGGATGAGGTAAAGAAGAGGGTTCCGGTCTGGAAAAAGGAAGTTACCACCGAGGGGACCTTCTGGATAGAGGGTGACAAGCAGGTTCCGGTCTGA
- a CDS encoding radical SAM protein: protein MKKLKIYIPGIKFPSISATGNVCALNCAHCGRHYLEGMRKPRKGGLVDFCLDLERSGGVGCLLSGGMDARLKVPLDFYADEIKEIKERTNLKLNAHVGFIDENDLEWLRWVDVVSLDFVGDNEVIRRVYKIDKTVEDYLKILDMLTENGIRVAPHITIGLDFGRIHWEYKAIDMLVEYPIDVLVLDVLIPTKGTEMENVLKPSVEESLKVVEYARGRFDGELSIGCMRPLGRWRLEFDRGAVLTGVDRLTNPPRRVIEWAKKIRDVEIIYECCVM, encoded by the coding sequence ATGAAAAAGCTCAAAATCTACATCCCAGGCATAAAATTCCCCTCAATCTCAGCTACGGGCAACGTCTGCGCCCTGAACTGCGCCCACTGCGGGAGGCATTACCTGGAAGGCATGAGGAAGCCCAGAAAGGGGGGGCTCGTTGACTTCTGCCTCGACCTTGAGCGCTCTGGAGGAGTGGGCTGTCTGCTGAGCGGGGGAATGGACGCTCGCCTAAAGGTGCCCCTCGACTTCTATGCCGATGAGATAAAGGAGATAAAGGAGAGAACAAATCTGAAGCTCAACGCTCACGTTGGTTTTATTGACGAGAACGATTTGGAGTGGCTCAGGTGGGTTGACGTGGTTTCCCTCGACTTCGTTGGCGATAACGAAGTGATAAGGCGCGTTTACAAGATAGACAAGACGGTGGAGGATTACCTCAAAATCCTCGACATGCTCACTGAAAACGGTATCAGGGTAGCGCCACACATAACGATAGGCCTCGACTTCGGGAGAATCCACTGGGAGTACAAAGCCATAGACATGCTCGTTGAATACCCCATAGACGTCCTCGTTCTGGACGTTCTTATTCCAACGAAAGGAACCGAGATGGAGAACGTTCTAAAACCTTCAGTGGAGGAAAGCCTGAAGGTTGTCGAATACGCGCGCGGGCGCTTTGACGGGGAGCTGAGCATAGGTTGCATGCGCCCGCTCGGAAGGTGGCGGTTGGAATTCGACAGGGGAGCTGTTCTGACGGGCGTTGACAGGCTGACGAACCCGCCGAGAAGAGTTATAGAATGGGCAAAGAAAATCAGGGACGTTGAGATAATTTACGAGTGCTGTGTGATGTAG
- a CDS encoding Lrp/AsnC family transcriptional regulator — MAGNLDAIDMKLLKELKENARENIASLSKKLGIPRTTVHYRIKRLLEEGIIEKFTVKPNYKKLNLGTTAFILARYDPDAGLSQREVAERIASLEGVYEVHIIAGEWDLLIKVRAPSSEEVGKIVVDKLREIKGIGQTVTMVSFVTVKEEL, encoded by the coding sequence ATGGCGGGTAACCTCGATGCAATTGACATGAAGCTCTTGAAAGAGCTGAAGGAAAACGCGAGGGAGAACATAGCGAGCCTCAGCAAGAAGCTCGGCATTCCGAGGACGACTGTCCACTACAGGATTAAGCGTCTTCTCGAGGAAGGGATAATCGAGAAGTTCACGGTTAAGCCGAACTACAAGAAGCTTAACCTCGGAACGACGGCCTTCATACTGGCCAGATACGACCCTGATGCGGGGCTGAGCCAGAGAGAAGTTGCGGAAAGGATAGCGTCTCTCGAGGGTGTCTACGAGGTTCACATAATAGCCGGTGAGTGGGATTTGCTGATAAAAGTCCGCGCCCCCAGTTCAGAGGAAGTCGGTAAAATAGTCGTTGACAAGCTCAGGGAAATAAAGGGCATAGGACAGACGGTTACCATGGTGTCCTTCGTTACGGTCAAGGAGGAACTCTGA
- a CDS encoding XTP/dITP diphosphatase codes for MRLAFVTSNPGKVEEARKYLEPLGIEVYQLRFEYPEIQADTLEEVAEYGVMWLAERIKEPFFLDDSGLFVEPLNGFPGVYSAYVYRTLGYQGILKLLEGETNRRAHFKSVIAYWDGELHLFTGRVEGEITTEPRGKFGFGFDPVFKPHGFDKTFAEMTTEEKNRISHRGRALEAFAQWLRENL; via the coding sequence ATGAGGCTGGCGTTTGTGACTTCTAACCCGGGCAAGGTCGAAGAGGCCAGGAAGTATCTCGAACCCCTCGGGATTGAGGTCTACCAGCTCCGCTTTGAGTATCCAGAGATACAGGCGGATACGCTTGAGGAAGTTGCGGAATACGGAGTGATGTGGCTGGCGGAGAGAATTAAGGAGCCTTTCTTTCTCGACGATTCAGGCCTGTTCGTTGAGCCCCTTAACGGTTTCCCCGGTGTCTACTCGGCTTACGTCTACAGGACACTGGGTTATCAGGGGATTCTCAAGCTCCTTGAGGGAGAAACAAACAGAAGAGCCCACTTCAAGAGCGTCATAGCCTACTGGGATGGCGAACTACACCTCTTCACCGGAAGGGTTGAAGGGGAAATAACGACCGAGCCGAGGGGGAAGTTTGGTTTCGGCTTCGACCCAGTGTTCAAGCCTCATGGATTCGATAAGACCTTTGCCGAAATGACAACCGAGGAGAAGAACAGAATCTCCCACCGCGGAAGGGCCCTTGAGGCTTTTGCCCAATGGTTAAGGGAAAACCTTTAA
- a CDS encoding ubiquitin-like small modifier protein 1: MKVTVRYFARYRSLVGKSEEELEVPDGITVRELIEILKERHPVLKNEVFAEEDDLADVNVSRNGRYVRFDEVLRDGDIVAIFPPVSGG; encoded by the coding sequence ATGAAAGTCACCGTCCGCTACTTCGCGCGCTACCGCTCCCTGGTTGGCAAAAGCGAGGAGGAACTTGAGGTTCCAGACGGGATAACTGTTAGGGAACTCATCGAGATTCTCAAGGAGAGGCATCCGGTTCTGAAAAACGAGGTCTTCGCCGAGGAGGACGATTTGGCCGACGTAAACGTCTCCAGAAACGGCCGTTACGTTCGCTTTGACGAGGTTCTCCGCGATGGTGACATTGTTGCAATATTCCCACCGGTGAGCGGTGGTTGA
- a CDS encoding SPASM domain-containing protein → MEKAVHVVPTPQAFPGRTVVSVSKPPWSVKIHNGKLERLIFQIGSGRGKFSEVEGIPRSIGCIGNNRFILRREPMSIERMKEVILEFRKLGGKELWLTNYDNVETLLALAVFASELDFPEVYAVVLIDDLDKITPVEGVKFIAELSYPEHTLDELSAYPWLHGALLTVRHEEMNEALLGNFNGEVYVDVLFPGSVRKLDFNVIELRRIYNPSTERYHDCLSGTVAVTVEGYVLPCPLLRNYVVGDLTKMTLKEAIRKKRLRAFWKMTKDKIPACSTCPFKYICHDCRALEYQATGEIDGMEYCPMLP, encoded by the coding sequence ATGGAGAAGGCAGTTCACGTTGTTCCAACTCCCCAGGCCTTTCCGGGAAGGACGGTTGTAAGCGTTTCAAAACCGCCGTGGTCGGTAAAAATACACAACGGTAAACTTGAGCGCCTTATATTTCAGATTGGAAGTGGCAGGGGAAAGTTCTCGGAGGTCGAAGGAATACCCCGTTCGATAGGTTGCATCGGCAACAACAGGTTCATTCTCCGAAGGGAGCCGATGAGCATTGAGAGAATGAAGGAGGTAATCCTCGAGTTCAGGAAGCTCGGGGGTAAAGAACTCTGGCTGACAAACTACGACAACGTTGAGACACTCCTTGCACTCGCTGTGTTTGCGAGCGAGCTTGATTTTCCTGAGGTTTATGCGGTTGTTCTTATCGATGACCTCGATAAGATTACTCCTGTTGAGGGGGTCAAGTTCATAGCGGAGCTCAGCTATCCGGAGCACACTTTGGATGAACTCTCGGCCTATCCCTGGCTCCACGGTGCACTTCTAACGGTCAGGCATGAAGAGATGAACGAAGCCCTCCTCGGCAACTTTAACGGGGAAGTTTACGTTGATGTTCTCTTCCCTGGCTCTGTCAGAAAGCTGGACTTCAACGTCATTGAACTCCGCAGGATTTACAACCCGAGCACAGAGCGTTACCATGACTGTCTCTCCGGAACGGTTGCCGTTACGGTTGAGGGCTACGTCCTGCCATGTCCCCTCCTGAGGAACTACGTCGTTGGCGACCTCACCAAAATGACCCTTAAGGAGGCCATCAGAAAGAAACGGTTGAGGGCCTTCTGGAAGATGACAAAAGACAAGATACCGGCCTGTTCCACGTGCCCCTTCAAGTACATCTGCCACGACTGCAGGGCGCTTGAGTATCAGGCAACGGGCGAAATAGACGGAATGGAATACTGTCCTATGCTACCTTAG